From [Clostridium] symbiosum, a single genomic window includes:
- a CDS encoding cell wall-binding protein, whose amino-acid sequence MRKRGITVFALSMMLALGTASLTAYAEGWQQSGSDWVYYDSNNYKVTNEWKKGADGLWRYLNSQGVMAVNSWVDDEYYVDSNGIMVTNKWIKLQKKNPGWDEENTIVWYYFANSGKVVTDGWSKIDNKYYYFDSDGAMQTGWVDDDTYYTGSDGAMRTGWQYLEDPDDDDSFDDKTVPFGDDEDKHWYYFQSSGKKYVPNISSGDYKLYKIDGVYYCFSETGAMQTGWVNMGDKSDDSFENYRYFQDNGKVQTGWYSTTPPEDSDLNMDLGNEVEWYYFSSNGTPKVGPSAEEASTSDLVRINGITYLFNEKGNPVYGLRRLRVGSTDEYACYYFGNKATSSVVKGKGTVEEGDGTRSEFYFTESGTKAGRGYTGVKENYLFYMGKLQKAESGTKYEAIKIDNKVYLVSTSGKVVKSTTVKDSSGTKYKTNSSGQIIQVDEQSDDGKSLAREPIEPDYWED is encoded by the coding sequence ATGAGGAAGAGAGGAATCACGGTCTTTGCCCTCTCCATGATGCTTGCATTGGGAACAGCGTCTTTGACTGCATATGCGGAAGGATGGCAGCAGTCGGGATCTGATTGGGTTTATTACGATTCTAATAATTATAAGGTTACGAATGAGTGGAAGAAAGGTGCCGACGGTCTTTGGCGTTACCTGAATTCCCAGGGAGTAATGGCAGTGAATTCCTGGGTTGACGATGAGTACTATGTGGACAGCAACGGTATCATGGTAACGAATAAGTGGATTAAGCTCCAGAAGAAGAATCCGGGCTGGGATGAGGAGAATACGATTGTCTGGTATTATTTTGCCAACAGCGGCAAGGTAGTGACGGACGGCTGGTCCAAGATAGATAATAAATATTATTATTTTGACAGTGACGGAGCGATGCAGACCGGCTGGGTGGATGACGATACCTATTATACCGGTTCCGACGGGGCGATGCGCACCGGATGGCAGTATCTGGAAGATCCGGACGACGATGATTCATTTGATGACAAGACGGTGCCGTTTGGTGATGATGAGGACAAGCACTGGTATTACTTCCAGAGCTCCGGTAAGAAATATGTGCCGAATATCAGCAGCGGAGACTATAAGTTATATAAGATTGACGGCGTTTACTACTGTTTCAGCGAGACGGGAGCAATGCAGACCGGCTGGGTGAACATGGGCGACAAGTCTGACGACAGTTTTGAAAATTACCGCTATTTCCAGGATAACGGAAAGGTGCAGACCGGCTGGTACTCCACAACTCCTCCCGAAGATTCTGACCTGAATATGGATTTGGGAAATGAGGTGGAATGGTACTATTTCTCCAGCAACGGCACACCGAAGGTGGGACCGTCCGCCGAGGAGGCATCCACAAGTGATCTGGTGAGAATTAACGGAATTACTTATCTTTTTAATGAAAAGGGCAACCCGGTCTACGGACTGAGACGTCTGAGAGTGGGAAGCACAGATGAATATGCATGCTACTACTTCGGCAACAAGGCGACAAGCTCTGTTGTGAAAGGGAAAGGAACCGTCGAGGAAGGCGACGGAACACGAAGCGAATTCTACTTCACTGAATCCGGTACCAAAGCAGGCCGCGGCTATACCGGTGTCAAGGAGAACTATCTGTTCTACATGGGCAAACTTCAGAAGGCGGAGAGCGGAACCAAGTACGAGGCCATCAAGATTGACAACAAAGTTTACCTTGTAAGCACATCGGGTAAGGTTGTTAAATCCACGACGGTTAAGGACTCCAGCGGTACAAAATATAAGACGAACTCTTCCGGACAGATTATTCAGGTGGATGAGCAGAGCGACGACGG
- a CDS encoding Nramp family divalent metal transporter has product MEDKMSMKEYLRALGPAIVIAAVVVGPGTVTTASTMGANYGYSLLWVIVFSALAAFFYQLPAINITLNRGVTILEAIRIRFGKKLAIVMFAAMYFCACISQAANFIGAAMALNYFVPAISLTGWCIITVLAALIMVLCTNYGWLENFTKVLIIMMVCAFVFTVIGSKPSVSEIVSQGFSFKIPEANFYLVLAMLSTTMVYDIPITLSALHKQKYLNSESPESRLSPEKKRISAKMDLIVGTIVTAVLTSTILICSACNLHPLGIKVSSAADMAAQLTPILGRYAGILFSLGLWGAAFSSGMFRMELTPMLYNQATDQPMDKKALRSRICILGAGIVPIIFIMLFGAAPAQLIIAVQAITGLLLPFICGIVWRISSDKKFMGEFANKTWFNVVMGLIFAVTISLAIRVFLNLLGMI; this is encoded by the coding sequence ATGGAAGATAAAATGTCGATGAAGGAATATCTTAGGGCGTTAGGACCCGCAATTGTTATTGCAGCAGTGGTAGTAGGGCCGGGTACGGTGACAACGGCGTCCACAATGGGAGCCAACTATGGTTATTCTTTGTTATGGGTTATTGTTTTTTCTGCTTTGGCTGCTTTCTTTTATCAGCTGCCGGCTATCAACATAACTTTAAACAGAGGCGTAACAATACTGGAGGCAATTCGAATACGCTTCGGGAAAAAACTGGCTATTGTTATGTTCGCCGCAATGTATTTCTGTGCCTGTATCTCACAGGCGGCTAACTTCATAGGTGCCGCAATGGCTCTTAACTATTTTGTTCCTGCTATTTCGTTAACAGGATGGTGTATAATTACAGTTTTGGCAGCACTGATAATGGTATTGTGTACTAATTACGGATGGCTTGAGAATTTTACCAAAGTACTGATTATTATGATGGTGTGCGCATTTGTTTTTACCGTGATTGGTTCTAAGCCAAGTGTTTCCGAGATAGTGTCACAAGGTTTTTCGTTTAAAATACCGGAGGCTAATTTTTACCTGGTGCTCGCAATGCTGTCAACAACAATGGTCTATGATATTCCGATTACCTTATCGGCGTTGCACAAACAAAAATATTTGAACAGTGAATCTCCTGAAAGTAGATTATCACCTGAAAAGAAAAGGATATCTGCAAAAATGGATTTGATTGTTGGGACAATTGTAACCGCCGTATTAACATCGACGATTCTGATTTGCTCGGCCTGCAATTTACATCCTCTGGGAATAAAAGTTTCCAGTGCTGCGGATATGGCCGCGCAGTTGACTCCTATTTTAGGAAGATATGCGGGTATTTTATTTTCATTAGGATTATGGGGGGCAGCATTTTCTTCCGGAATGTTCAGAATGGAACTGACGCCTATGTTATATAATCAGGCAACAGACCAGCCAATGGATAAAAAGGCATTACGCAGCCGTATATGTATTTTAGGCGCAGGAATTGTCCCAATTATATTTATTATGTTATTTGGTGCTGCACCGGCCCAGCTCATTATAGCGGTCCAGGCAATTACCGGTCTGCTGCTTCCGTTTATTTGCGGCATTGTTTGGCGAATATCAAGCGATAAAAAGTTTATGGGAGAATTTGCCAATAAAACATGGTTTAATGTAGTAATGGGGCTCATATTTGCAGTAACTATTTCTTTGGCAATCAGAGTATTTTTAAACTTACTTGGAATGATTTAG
- a CDS encoding aminopeptidase: MNERDKASEILLKVCGGCREDEKILIVTDPSSVSMANILFEAAVDFPLKTLVMMEETGMHAADPPALVRAAMMEADVIYGCTKFSLFHSEAKKAACKKGARFVNMVDYSMEMLEKGGLFSDFYALGDQCMKIADVLDGKERCHITTELGTEFTCSIKGRKPCPQIGRSLSAGISSSPPDVECATCAVEGTAEGVVYVDGSIPLPELGLISEPIKLTIREGKIVKVEGGKQAEIFAGILEQSNDPNVYVIGEIGLGLNTGCSLTGRMLEDEGCSKTVHLACGDNTGFGGNTSCRLHLDMVFKNPTLTADDTLILDKGVVVL; the protein is encoded by the coding sequence ATGAACGAACGCGATAAGGCGTCTGAAATCTTGCTGAAGGTATGCGGGGGCTGCCGGGAAGATGAAAAAATACTGATAGTCACAGATCCGTCAAGTGTTTCGATGGCAAACATTCTGTTTGAAGCAGCGGTGGATTTTCCGCTTAAGACACTGGTGATGATGGAAGAGACCGGGATGCATGCGGCGGATCCGCCAGCTTTGGTTCGTGCGGCAATGATGGAGGCGGACGTCATATACGGATGTACCAAGTTCTCATTGTTTCATTCAGAAGCCAAAAAGGCGGCGTGTAAAAAGGGTGCACGTTTTGTAAACATGGTTGACTACAGTATGGAAATGCTGGAAAAAGGGGGACTATTCAGCGATTTTTATGCACTCGGAGATCAATGCATGAAAATTGCGGATGTCTTGGACGGAAAAGAAAGGTGCCATATTACCACGGAATTGGGAACCGAATTTACCTGCTCAATTAAGGGGAGGAAACCATGTCCGCAGATTGGAAGAAGTCTATCTGCGGGAATCTCTTCTTCGCCTCCTGATGTCGAGTGTGCCACATGTGCGGTAGAGGGGACGGCGGAAGGAGTTGTATATGTGGATGGAAGTATCCCGCTTCCGGAACTGGGGTTAATATCAGAACCAATTAAGCTGACGATACGGGAGGGGAAAATTGTCAAAGTAGAGGGAGGAAAACAGGCGGAGATATTTGCAGGAATTTTGGAACAATCGAACGACCCGAATGTTTATGTGATTGGGGAGATTGGGCTGGGGTTAAATACGGGGTGCAGTTTAACAGGCAGAATGCTGGAAGATGAAGGGTGCAGTAAAACAGTTCATTTAGCCTGCGGAGATAATACAGGTTTTGGGGGAAATACATCTTGCAGGCTCCATTTGGATATGGTATTTAAAAATCCGACACTCACAGCGGATGATACGCTTATTTTAGACAAAGGGGTTGTTGTGCTTTAG